Proteins from one Cicer arietinum cultivar CDC Frontier isolate Library 1 chromosome 3, Cicar.CDCFrontier_v2.0, whole genome shotgun sequence genomic window:
- the LOC101494437 gene encoding enoyl-CoA delta isomerase 1, peroxisomal-like — translation MCSLEKRGDIFILTLTGDNEHRLNPTLLNSIKSALHRVRQEATTSSALITTAHGKFFSNGYDVDWSQSFYDRLILMDDLLRSVVSDLISLPMPTIAAVTGHASAAGYILALAHDYVLMRSDRGFLYMSEIDINRVIPAWFIAIVDAKVGSAAARRRIVMQADKITAKEALRLGIIYSAHDSAEETVKAAVGLAVDLVKRGWDGHVYAANRKKFLGHVIRAVEDTTERNTERNIGSKL, via the coding sequence ATGTGCAGCTTAGAGAAAAGAGGTGACATTTTCATCCTAACCCTAACCGGCGACAACGAGCACCGTCTCAATCCCACACTCCTCAATTCCATCAAATCCGCCCTCCACCGTGTCCGTCAAGAAGCCACCACTTCCTCTGCCCTCATAACCACCGCTCATGGCAAATTCTTCTCCAACGGCTACGACGTTGACTGGTCTCAATCCTTTTACGACCGCCTCATCCTCATGGACGACTTACTCCGTTCCGTCGTCTCCGATCTCATCTCTCTCCCTATGCCTACAATCGCGGCTGTCACTGGTCACGCTTCCGCCGCCGGTTACATCCTCGCACTCGCTCATGACTACGTTTTGATGCGATCTGATAGAGGATTTCTCTACATGAGCGAAATCGACATCAATCGAGTTATTCCGGCTTGGTTCATCGCCATTGTTGATGCTAAGGTAGGTTCCGCCGCGGCTCGCCGCCGGATCGTGATGCAGGCGGATAAGATAACTGCTAAGGAGGCGCTGCGGTTGGGGATTATTTACTCGGCGCATGATAGCGCTGAGGAGACGGTTAAGGCTGCTGTTGGTTTGGCCGTTGATTTGGTGAAGCGTGGCTGGGATGGACACGTGTACGCTGCGAATAGGAAGAAGTTTTTGGGTCACGTGATTCGGGCTGTTGAAGATACTACTGAGAGAAATACCGAGAGAAACATTGGATCCAAACTTTAG